One genomic region from Paracoccus pantotrophus encodes:
- a CDS encoding DUF924 family protein encodes MADSNDARQIGEVLDFWFPEGRALDIDPDRHAEHWRWRMHGGADGAIAARFGPLTERGAAGDLDHWAGTPESRLALIVVLDQFPRSLWRGSPRAWAQDPAALAQALEGLENGDWAALGLPWFQIAFTQPLGHAEGSDHLARIDRLIALRRDIAARAPAPLRPLYASLVDQAGQVRRIIASFGRHPHRNAILGRRSTPEEEAYLEKGAFPHLRVFRG; translated from the coding sequence ATGGCCGATAGCAATGATGCCAGACAGATCGGCGAGGTTCTGGATTTCTGGTTCCCCGAGGGCCGCGCGCTGGACATTGACCCCGACCGCCATGCCGAGCACTGGCGCTGGCGGATGCATGGCGGCGCGGATGGTGCGATTGCGGCGCGCTTTGGCCCGCTGACCGAACGCGGCGCGGCGGGGGACCTCGATCATTGGGCAGGGACGCCCGAGAGCCGGCTGGCGCTGATCGTGGTGCTGGACCAGTTCCCGCGCTCGCTGTGGCGGGGCAGCCCGCGGGCCTGGGCGCAAGACCCGGCGGCATTGGCGCAGGCGCTGGAAGGGTTGGAAAACGGAGACTGGGCGGCACTTGGCCTGCCGTGGTTCCAGATCGCCTTCACCCAGCCTTTGGGCCATGCAGAGGGGTCGGACCATCTGGCCCGCATCGACCGGCTGATCGCCCTGCGCCGCGACATCGCCGCCCGCGCGCCGGCGCCGTTGCGGCCGCTCTATGCCTCGCTCGTCGATCAAGCGGGGCAGGTGCGCCGCATCATCGCCAGCTTTGGCCGCCACCCGCACCGCAACGCCATCCTTGGCCGCAGATCGACGCCCGAGGAGGAAGCCTATCTGGAAAAGGGCGCGTTTCCGCATCTGCGCGTCTTTCGGGGGTGA
- a CDS encoding heavy metal translocating P-type ATPase, translating into MLTPILTILHQPASRRKWLTIISGSLIVLGLIALYGFDLRGLWAASMLVAAFVAGSDIAWRAYHALRIRHFSIELLVTVAAIGALFIGEYWESAAVTFLFSFGAWLEARTLRQTRGALADLLKAAPEVATVIRDGQPVEIAASAVQPNEVVLVRAGNRIPVDGEVIDGNAAVSEAAITGEPIPAEKAPGSHVHAGTIAENGVLRIRATGIGADTTLARIIRRVEEAQEERAPSQRMIERFAQWYTPGIMMLALGAWAVTQDIRLALTLLVVACPGALVISTPVSIVAGIGRAARSGILIKGGQHLESAGRIDMLALDKTGTLTEGRPSLVEIVPLGGIDRAELLHWTAIAESGSDHPLGRPIIEAGRAEGEIPAPETVEEVAGMGLVVHHEGRQVAAGNRRLFDRLGIGFYAEAEAALAGVLGRGCTPIIVALDGRIAGIFGLSDQPRLSAQSAIARLRDIGVGRIAMLTGDQPQAAHAIAAEIGIDEVHAGLLPEDKLELIRHFQAEGRHVAMIGDGINDAPALAAADTSVAMGAVGSDVAIETADIALMADDLEKLPEAMAISRATLRNMRQNLAIALLTVAGLLAGVFNGDVHMAEGMLIHQLSVLVVIANAMRLLRVPRGPGGRRPVPATVPATA; encoded by the coding sequence ATGTTGACCCCTATCCTGACAATTCTTCACCAGCCGGCCAGCCGCAGGAAGTGGCTGACCATCATCAGCGGCAGCCTGATCGTGCTGGGCCTGATCGCCCTTTACGGGTTCGACCTGCGCGGGCTCTGGGCGGCATCTATGCTGGTGGCGGCCTTTGTCGCCGGCTCTGACATCGCCTGGCGGGCGTACCACGCGCTGCGCATTCGCCATTTCTCGATCGAGTTGCTGGTGACCGTTGCGGCTATTGGCGCGCTGTTCATCGGCGAATATTGGGAATCGGCCGCCGTTACTTTCCTGTTCAGCTTCGGCGCCTGGCTTGAGGCCCGCACCCTGCGCCAGACCCGTGGCGCACTGGCCGATCTGCTGAAGGCCGCGCCCGAGGTCGCCACCGTGATCCGCGACGGCCAGCCGGTCGAGATTGCCGCCAGTGCCGTCCAGCCGAATGAGGTCGTGCTCGTGCGCGCCGGAAACCGCATCCCCGTCGATGGCGAGGTGATCGACGGTAACGCCGCCGTGTCCGAGGCCGCCATCACCGGCGAGCCGATCCCGGCCGAGAAAGCCCCCGGCTCCCACGTCCATGCCGGCACCATCGCGGAAAATGGCGTGCTGCGCATCCGCGCCACCGGCATCGGCGCCGATACCACGCTGGCCCGGATCATCCGCCGCGTCGAAGAGGCGCAGGAGGAACGCGCCCCCAGCCAGCGCATGATCGAGCGTTTCGCCCAATGGTATACGCCCGGCATCATGATGCTGGCGCTGGGTGCCTGGGCGGTGACGCAGGATATTCGCCTCGCGCTGACCCTTCTGGTGGTGGCCTGTCCGGGCGCCCTGGTGATCTCGACGCCGGTCTCCATCGTCGCCGGCATCGGGCGGGCGGCGCGCTCGGGCATCCTCATCAAGGGCGGGCAGCATCTGGAAAGCGCCGGCCGCATCGACATGCTGGCGCTGGACAAGACCGGCACCCTGACCGAGGGCCGCCCCAGCCTGGTCGAGATCGTGCCTCTTGGCGGCATCGATCGTGCCGAATTGCTGCACTGGACGGCGATCGCCGAATCCGGCTCGGACCACCCGCTGGGCCGCCCGATTATCGAGGCCGGCCGTGCCGAGGGCGAGATTCCCGCGCCCGAGACGGTCGAGGAAGTGGCTGGCATGGGTCTGGTGGTCCACCACGAGGGGCGGCAGGTCGCGGCCGGCAACCGGCGGCTGTTCGACCGGCTGGGCATCGGTTTCTACGCCGAGGCCGAGGCCGCGCTGGCCGGGGTTCTGGGCCGCGGCTGCACGCCGATCATCGTGGCGCTGGACGGGCGCATCGCGGGCATCTTCGGGCTGTCCGACCAGCCCCGGCTTTCGGCCCAAAGCGCCATCGCCCGGCTGCGCGATATCGGGGTGGGGCGCATCGCCATGCTGACCGGCGACCAGCCGCAGGCCGCCCACGCCATCGCCGCCGAAATCGGCATCGACGAGGTTCATGCCGGGCTGCTGCCCGAGGACAAGCTGGAGCTGATCCGCCACTTTCAGGCCGAGGGCCGCCATGTCGCCATGATCGGCGACGGCATCAACGACGCGCCGGCGCTGGCTGCCGCCGACACCAGCGTTGCCATGGGGGCCGTGGGCTCGGACGTGGCGATCGAGACCGCCGACATTGCGCTGATGGCCGACGATCTGGAGAAACTGCCCGAGGCCATGGCGATTTCCCGCGCGACGCTGCGCAATATGCGCCAGAACTTGGCCATCGCGCTGCTGACTGTGGCCGGGCTGCTGGCGGGCGTGTTCAACGGCGATGTGCATATGGCCGAGGGCATGCTGATCCATCAGCTTTCGGTACTGGTGGTGATCGCCAACGCTATGCGCCTGCTGCGCGTCCCGCGCGGGCCCGGCGGGCGCCGACCTGTGCCGGCAACGGTGCCCGCGACGGCATAG
- a CDS encoding heavy-metal-associated domain-containing protein codes for MTKTILRSDEFSCPSCVTKIEKALAATPGVTAAKVHFNTGRIEVEHDPASAPVEALVSVVKSTGYEARPAAF; via the coding sequence ATGACCAAGACCATCCTGCGCAGCGACGAATTTTCCTGCCCCTCCTGCGTCACCAAAATCGAAAAGGCGCTGGCGGCAACTCCTGGCGTGACCGCCGCCAAGGTGCACTTCAACACCGGCCGCATCGAGGTCGAGCATGACCCCGCATCCGCCCCGGTCGAGGCCCTTGTCTCGGTGGTGAAATCCACCGGCTACGAGGCCCGCCCCGCCGCATTCTGA
- a CDS encoding LysR family transcriptional regulator, translating into MNAQAQDWDDLRLFLAVARAGSLSGAARSLGVTHSTVFRRIGAFEARLGVRLFDRLPGGYALTQAGEEMRDSVIRIEEEITALALKVTGQDQRPTGTIRITTTDLLAVGVLPRHVAAFRAEWSEIEIEVIVADTVLDLTRREADVALRIGNPGQETLIGRRVGRLAFAAYGAADRPPGDPAKGDWIGYGSAHGPLSRNLTRWWPDARQVYRTNSIIAAHAGAKAGIGLAALPCVIADCDPSLIRAAALPEDFMLDLWLLIHEDLRQTARIRLFLDFMATALAADADLLEGRCPCKTRPAQA; encoded by the coding sequence ATGAATGCACAGGCGCAGGATTGGGACGATCTGCGGTTGTTTCTGGCCGTGGCACGGGCGGGGTCGCTCTCGGGGGCGGCGCGCAGCCTTGGCGTTACCCATTCCACCGTCTTCCGCCGCATCGGCGCGTTCGAGGCGCGGCTGGGGGTGCGCCTGTTCGACCGGCTGCCCGGCGGTTACGCGCTGACCCAGGCCGGCGAGGAGATGCGCGATTCCGTCATCCGCATCGAGGAAGAAATCACCGCGCTGGCGCTGAAGGTTACCGGACAGGACCAGCGGCCCACTGGGACGATCCGCATCACCACGACCGACCTGCTGGCGGTGGGGGTGCTGCCCCGCCATGTCGCCGCCTTCCGCGCCGAATGGTCCGAGATCGAGATCGAGGTAATCGTTGCGGATACGGTGCTGGACCTGACCCGGCGCGAGGCGGACGTGGCCCTGCGCATCGGCAATCCGGGACAGGAAACACTGATCGGGCGGCGGGTCGGGCGGTTGGCCTTTGCCGCCTATGGTGCGGCGGACCGGCCGCCGGGCGATCCTGCCAAGGGTGACTGGATCGGCTACGGGTCTGCGCATGGCCCGCTCAGCCGCAATCTGACCCGCTGGTGGCCGGATGCGCGACAGGTTTACCGGACAAACTCGATCATCGCCGCCCATGCCGGTGCGAAGGCGGGGATCGGACTTGCTGCCTTGCCTTGCGTGATTGCCGATTGCGACCCCAGCCTGATCCGCGCCGCCGCGCTGCCCGAGGATTTCATGCTGGACCTGTGGTTGCTGATTCACGAGGATCTGCGCCAAACCGCGCGCATCCGCCTGTTTCTGGACTTCATGGCGACGGCCCTGGCGGCCGATGCCGACCTGCTGGAGGGGCGCTGCCCGTGCAAGACAAGGCCGGCGCAGGCGTAA
- a CDS encoding FAD:protein FMN transferase has translation MPKTSTDPIRHALNGPTMGTRWSALFHADAGLDPAPVQAALQAAVAEVDAAMSTWKPDSDLMRLNRTSENVWVAVPAGLAEVLDLGVRIGALSGGAFDIGMGDAVRAWGFGPEAVSAGAIRAVMAAARWPAHEVLEIDRAAGLVRKHTPITLDLNGIAKGFGVDKLAGTLQGFGITAFLVGIDGEMRASGLRPDSMPWTVAVETPDPERRAPRSILTLMDAAVATSGDYRHHVTVRGQRLSHTMDPATGGPLRSSPASVTVVAGTCAEADAWASALMVLGPQAGGELAARLDLDALFLMREAGGIRTHAVGALFDSPMVSAAGREGLVRA, from the coding sequence ATGCCGAAGACGTCTACTGACCCGATCCGCCACGCGCTGAATGGCCCGACCATGGGGACACGCTGGTCGGCGCTTTTCCATGCCGATGCCGGGCTGGACCCCGCCCCGGTGCAGGCGGCCTTGCAGGCGGCCGTGGCGGAGGTCGATGCCGCCATGTCGACATGGAAACCCGACAGTGACCTGATGCGCCTGAACCGGACGTCCGAAAATGTCTGGGTGGCCGTTCCCGCTGGGTTGGCCGAAGTGCTCGATCTTGGGGTAAGGATCGGCGCTCTATCGGGCGGTGCTTTTGACATCGGCATGGGCGATGCGGTGCGGGCCTGGGGGTTTGGACCCGAGGCGGTCAGCGCCGGGGCCATCCGCGCGGTGATGGCTGCTGCGCGCTGGCCCGCGCATGAGGTGCTGGAGATCGACCGCGCGGCCGGGCTAGTCCGGAAACACACGCCGATCACGCTGGACCTGAACGGGATCGCCAAGGGGTTCGGCGTGGACAAGCTGGCAGGGACGTTGCAAGGCTTCGGCATCACGGCTTTCCTCGTCGGCATCGACGGCGAAATGCGTGCATCCGGACTACGGCCCGATAGCATGCCCTGGACGGTCGCCGTCGAGACGCCGGATCCCGAACGCCGCGCGCCCCGCTCCATCCTGACGCTGATGGATGCTGCCGTCGCCACGTCGGGCGACTACCGGCATCATGTGACCGTTCGGGGCCAGCGCCTGTCACACACCATGGACCCCGCGACAGGCGGCCCGCTGCGCTCGTCACCGGCCTCGGTTACGGTCGTCGCCGGAACCTGTGCGGAGGCCGATGCCTGGGCTAGCGCGCTGATGGTGCTGGGTCCGCAAGCTGGCGGCGAACTCGCCGCGCGTCTCGACCTCGATGCGCTGTTTCTGATGCGCGAGGCAGGCGGCATCCGGACCCATGCCGTCGGGGCGCTGTTCGACAGCCCGATGGTATCGGCGGCAGGCCGCGAGGGTCTGGTTCGTGCCTGA
- a CDS encoding PepSY domain-containing protein — protein sequence MIRTLHRWSGLLALILVMALALSGAALSVFPAAERLSTPQAEAGLTVADLAGRILAAYPGVEQIRRAPSGRITAFWFDDGTPGAAVIDPATGKGIASADPDPVKRWLTNLHRSLFLGDAGRIAMAIGAVAMLILSVSGAMLVARRMGGWRRWFAPLRGPASSRIHTGIARVAVTGLVLSSATALWMAASTFDLLPDGAAPPTFPTEVSGSTGVSLAAMEPLSVIAVTELRELSFPYPGDATDAFTLKTDRGTGYLDQGTGELLAWAELTMWEQISETIYMLHTGQGAASLGLVLGVLALGVPAMGVSGLVLWFAGRRSRPRLRGNHPANRAATILLVGSEGGSTWGFAATLQHALTTAGQHVHVAPMSGFEPARYPQAERFVILAATWGEGQAPATAKGFIERLAALESVPEAPLAVLGFGDRSFPAFCAFADEVGSRAAAKGWAQLMPFDTVDRQSPQDFARWGRALGAALGIELTLEHVPTPPVTGRLTLISRRDYGAEVQAPTTILRFALPEATFLQRLTGRGFGRFQAGDLLGVLPEGADLPRFYSLASGWRDGFVEIVVRKHPGGLCSGQLLALEPDQAIHAFVQHNPAFHNEGGKPPLILIGAGTGIGPLAGFIRGNSGKRPVHLVFGMRHPDSDFLYREDLAAWQADGRLAQLTTAISRGAKPRYVQDVLRAESVELIRLIRDGARIMVCGGRDMAAGVAEALTDILAPVGLTPLTLKTEGRYAEDVY from the coding sequence ATGATCCGCACGCTGCATCGCTGGTCGGGTCTGCTGGCCCTCATTCTCGTCATGGCCCTTGCGTTGAGCGGCGCGGCGCTCTCGGTCTTTCCCGCGGCCGAGCGGCTTTCCACGCCGCAGGCCGAGGCCGGGCTGACCGTCGCCGATCTCGCAGGACGTATCCTGGCTGCCTATCCGGGGGTGGAGCAGATCCGGCGCGCGCCGTCGGGCCGGATCACCGCGTTCTGGTTCGACGACGGCACGCCCGGCGCGGCGGTAATCGACCCGGCGACCGGCAAGGGTATCGCCAGCGCCGATCCCGATCCGGTCAAACGCTGGTTGACCAACCTTCACCGTTCGCTATTCCTAGGCGATGCCGGTCGTATCGCCATGGCCATTGGCGCCGTGGCGATGCTGATCCTGTCGGTCTCCGGCGCGATGCTAGTCGCGCGGCGCATGGGCGGCTGGCGGCGTTGGTTCGCCCCTTTGCGCGGGCCGGCGTCGAGCCGCATCCATACCGGGATCGCCCGCGTGGCGGTCACGGGGCTGGTTTTGTCCTCGGCGACTGCACTGTGGATGGCCGCCTCGACCTTCGATCTTCTGCCGGATGGAGCCGCACCGCCGACCTTTCCGACTGAGGTCAGCGGAAGCACTGGGGTCTCGCTTGCTGCGATGGAGCCGCTCTCCGTGATTGCTGTCACGGAGTTGCGCGAGCTGAGCTTTCCCTATCCTGGCGACGCCACGGACGCCTTCACTCTGAAGACGGATCGCGGCACCGGCTATCTCGATCAGGGGACGGGTGAGCTTCTGGCCTGGGCCGAGCTGACGATGTGGGAACAGATATCTGAAACCATCTACATGCTGCATACCGGGCAGGGGGCCGCATCTCTCGGCCTCGTGCTGGGTGTGCTGGCGCTCGGCGTGCCGGCAATGGGGGTGAGTGGTCTTGTGCTCTGGTTCGCGGGGCGGCGGTCAAGACCGCGTCTCCGTGGCAATCATCCTGCAAACCGCGCTGCGACCATCTTGCTGGTGGGCTCGGAGGGCGGCAGCACCTGGGGTTTCGCTGCGACGCTCCAACATGCGCTGACCACGGCGGGCCAGCATGTTCATGTCGCGCCAATGTCCGGTTTCGAGCCGGCGCGCTATCCGCAGGCCGAACGGTTCGTCATTCTTGCCGCCACCTGGGGCGAGGGACAGGCTCCCGCCACGGCGAAGGGGTTCATTGAACGCCTCGCGGCGCTGGAATCTGTCCCTGAGGCCCCGCTTGCGGTGCTTGGTTTCGGCGATCGCAGCTTTCCCGCGTTCTGCGCGTTCGCCGATGAAGTCGGGAGTCGGGCTGCTGCCAAAGGCTGGGCGCAATTGATGCCCTTCGACACGGTCGATCGCCAGTCGCCGCAGGATTTCGCCCGCTGGGGCCGCGCGCTGGGGGCGGCGCTGGGGATCGAGCTTACGCTCGAACATGTGCCAACCCCGCCCGTGACGGGGCGGCTCACCCTGATCTCGCGCCGTGATTACGGGGCGGAGGTGCAGGCGCCGACCACGATCCTGCGCTTTGCCCTACCCGAGGCGACGTTTTTGCAACGGCTGACAGGTCGGGGGTTTGGCCGGTTTCAGGCCGGTGATCTCCTCGGCGTTCTGCCCGAGGGTGCGGATCTGCCGCGCTTCTACTCGCTGGCGTCCGGATGGCGCGACGGCTTCGTCGAGATCGTGGTGCGCAAGCATCCCGGCGGCCTCTGCTCCGGGCAGCTTCTGGCACTGGAGCCCGATCAGGCGATCCACGCCTTCGTCCAGCACAATCCTGCTTTCCATAACGAAGGAGGAAAGCCGCCGCTGATCCTGATCGGCGCCGGCACGGGGATCGGCCCGCTTGCAGGGTTCATCCGGGGCAACAGTGGGAAGCGGCCGGTTCATCTCGTTTTCGGGATGCGCCACCCCGACAGCGATTTCCTCTATCGTGAGGATCTGGCCGCCTGGCAGGCCGATGGCCGTCTTGCCCAGTTGACCACCGCCATCTCGCGGGGAGCGAAGCCGCGCTATGTGCAGGACGTGCTGCGCGCTGAGAGCGTTGAACTGATCCGGCTGATCCGGGACGGGGCGCGCATCATGGTCTGCGGCGGGCGCGACATGGCGGCGGGCGTGGCCGAGGCGCTGACGGACATTCTCGCGCCGGTCGGCCTCACCCCGCTCACGCTGAAAACGGAGGGACGCTATGCCGAAGACGTCTACTGA
- a CDS encoding DUF2271 domain-containing protein: protein MKSILAALALTSAIVAPGLAMARPVTLTTTLNTYGGDGAYLVLYVTDAQGAYAGTLWMAGGKSKYYEHLSDWYRATGGDLAQVDGITGASVGAGRSLEITLDLADALFDAGYTLHVDAAVEEMRDSPNDIAVPLTTAGAGKPAPGRRYVASLRYDM from the coding sequence ATGAAATCCATCCTCGCAGCCCTTGCACTGACCTCGGCCATTGTAGCGCCCGGCCTTGCCATGGCCCGGCCGGTCACCCTCACCACCACCCTGAACACTTACGGCGGCGATGGCGCCTATCTCGTCCTCTACGTCACCGATGCGCAGGGGGCGTATGCCGGAACCCTGTGGATGGCCGGCGGCAAGTCGAAGTATTACGAACATCTCAGCGACTGGTATCGCGCCACCGGCGGCGACCTGGCGCAGGTCGACGGCATCACCGGCGCCAGTGTCGGCGCGGGCCGGTCACTCGAAATCACCCTCGACCTTGCCGATGCGCTGTTCGATGCGGGCTATACGCTGCATGTCGACGCCGCCGTGGAGGAAATGCGCGACAGCCCGAACGACATCGCCGTGCCGCTGACGACGGCAGGAGCGGGAAAGCCTGCGCCCGGCCGCAGGTATGTCGCCAGCCTCCGCTACGACATGTGA
- a CDS encoding PepSY domain-containing protein, whose product MKTLLLAVAAFAVLPAVAAIADDDCHVPRSAWQQREAAMQAATGLGWRVEKIEADDGCWEVKGRDAQGRRIKAKLDPATLQVVKLRHRDGEDDRARDRDRAPAAAPATPPANPLFQNGTPPMVRVN is encoded by the coding sequence ATGAAAACTCTATTGCTCGCCGTAGCCGCTTTCGCGGTATTGCCCGCCGTGGCGGCGATTGCCGACGACGACTGCCATGTGCCGCGCAGTGCTTGGCAGCAGCGCGAGGCGGCGATGCAGGCGGCGACGGGCCTCGGCTGGCGGGTCGAGAAAATCGAGGCCGACGACGGCTGCTGGGAGGTCAAGGGGCGCGATGCCCAGGGCCGTCGCATCAAGGCCAAACTGGATCCCGCGACGTTGCAGGTCGTCAAGTTGCGCCACCGCGACGGCGAAGACGACCGCGCGCGGGATCGCGACCGCGCACCCGCCGCCGCTCCGGCGACACCGCCCGCCAATCCGCTGTTCCAGAACGGCACCCCGCCGATGGTGCGGGTGAACTGA
- a CDS encoding PepSY domain-containing protein produces the protein MKTILTATAFALAIPAGAALADEKCNVPTENMQSWEALIQVTDEFGWSISKMELDDGCYELNVIDQGGNTLKMTVDPGTLEVIDGKVKRWSDGTKPEKRN, from the coding sequence ATGAAAACCATCCTGACCGCCACCGCATTCGCCCTCGCGATCCCCGCCGGGGCCGCGCTCGCCGACGAGAAATGCAACGTGCCGACCGAGAACATGCAGTCCTGGGAAGCCCTTATCCAAGTGACCGACGAATTCGGCTGGAGCATCTCGAAAATGGAACTTGATGATGGCTGCTACGAGCTGAACGTCATCGACCAGGGTGGCAACACCCTGAAGATGACCGTCGATCCCGGAACCCTCGAGGTGATCGACGGCAAGGTCAAACGCTGGAGCGACGGCACCAAGCCCGAAAAGCGCAACTGA